From a single Brassica oleracea var. oleracea cultivar TO1000 chromosome C5, BOL, whole genome shotgun sequence genomic region:
- the LOC106292259 gene encoding cyclin-A1-2-like: protein NSFNYSSCSVTKKKTTQVAPLFQKNNQSKPPNTIAKSNLLVPYEDASSEGSFFHAESDLGDDDDDDEEDPQLCGAFACEAKKRPAIDYMERVQPNINSTMHAILIDWLVEVAEAFSLSPETLYLAVNCLDRYLSGNVITELNLQLLGVSCIMISAKYYGRGSVRAPPRQVESFCYITDYSYSRNELLEMESCVLNYLKFELTTPTANCFLSRFVPQGKREEEVLSHLLFESLASYLCELSLLDYAMLRYTPLLVAASAVFLARYVLHPSRKPSWSSTLEHYTRYRAEHLEACVKNLLRLCHESPSGDNVVAVRKKYSKAKYKFAANMIYPTSLPQELFL, encoded by the coding sequence AATTCGTTCAACTACTCAAGTTGTTCAGTTACAAAAAAAAAAACTACTCAAGTTGCACCATTGTTCCAAAAAAACAACCAATCAAAACCTCCCAACACAATTGCGAAATCAAACCTACTCGTTCCTTACGAAGATGCTTCATCAGAAGGATCATTCTTCCATGCAGAGTCAGATTTGGGAGATGATGATGATGATGATGAGGAGGATCCACAGCTTTGTGGTGCCTTTGCATGCGAGGCGAAGAAAAGGCCTGCTATCGATTACATGGAGAGGGTTCAACCAAACATCAACTCCACCATGCATGCCATCCTGATCGACTGGCTCGTGGAGGTTGCTGAAGCGTTTAGCCTTTCGCCAGAGACTTTGTACCTGGCAGTGAACTGTTTAGACAGGTATCTTTCGGGGAACGTGATCACCGAGCTAAACCTGCAGTTGCTTGGTGTTTCATGCATCATGATTTCAGCAAAATATTATGGTCGAGGATCAGTGCGTGCGCCTCCTCGTCAGGTGGAGAGTTTCTGTTACATCACCGATTACAGCTACTCGAGAAACGAGCTCCTGGAGATGGAGTCTTGTGTTCTCAACTACTTGAAGTTCGAGTTAACAACTCCAACGGCAAACTGTTTTTTAAGCCGCTTTGTCCCTCAAGGCAAAAGAGAGGAGGAGGTCCTATCCCACCTCTTGTTTGAATCGCTAGCGAGCTATCTTTGCGAATTATCTCTCTTGGATTACGCTATGCTTCGCTACACTCCATTACTCGTCGCAGCCTCTGCTGTTTTCTTGGCACGATACGTGTTACATCCTTCGAGAAAACCATCCTGGAGCTCTACGTTGGAGCATTACACACGGTACAGGGCTGAACATTTGGAAGCGTGCGTTAAGAATCTTCTTCGGCTATGCCATGAGAGTCCCTCAGGCGATAATGTAGTCGCAGTCAGAAAGAAGTACAGTAAAGCCAAATACAAGTTTGCAGCAAACATGATTTACCCCACCTCACTGCCACAAGAGCTCTTCCTCTGA